A segment of the Candidatus Korarchaeum sp. genome:
TCGGAGTTGGTGTAGGAGTCTTGGTCGGCGGCAACGTTACGTAATAGAGAGCTGCTGCAATTAGAATTACTACTATCACTCCTAGTATCACTAATAGGGATCTCCTACTCATGAGAATCACCTATCAGGATTTGGTAGTATAATAACTATCCTTAAAAGATATAAGTATTTCGGTTCTTGTAGTACTTCCTCTGTGTCTCTTCATCCAAGGGGCATAGAAGAATGATAATGAGGTCACATTAATCCGGGGACAAATTAGTGTATATTAAAATCTTTCGGCGGTAACCATTATTTCATAAAAATTTCTCAAGAAATTATCTTATATGTTAATCGAAGCCCTCGTCCTATATGCTAGGGATAGGAGCCGTTGTCGGGTAGTTAACATTTACTACCCGTTCCATCTCGGATAGCACTGTTGCTATCCTCGATGGCTTTTCAGGGGCAACAGTTCCTCTCATCCTGTGCATGCCCATTCGGTGCTACTTACCACCACATACCGGGCGCGGAGAATTAAGGATCTTCTATTTATAAACATTGCGAGTATGACACATAAGAGTCATAATAGTTAACTTTTTGGGAACTGCTGACGAACCCTCGCTCACTATCTTTTTTATTATCACGCGGCATGATCCCCTAGTATGAGGGCATACATAGGGAGGTCCCTAGGCACATTCCTTGAATTGATGATCTTCAGCGCTAACAAGTTACTCTGGCTCAGTAGCCCGAGCTTATCCCCGAAGTACGCTCAGAAGCTCGTAGATCTCGCTAAGAAGGGAGTAGATATTAAGGTTATAACTAGCGCTTACAAGAATGAGGAGGCCGTCAATATAATAAAGAACTCATTGAAACCCGAGAGGAACGCTAGAGGGGAGATAAGGAGTGATTGGATTATTCCTACTCTGGACTACCTAATCCTCAAGAAGGACTC
Coding sequences within it:
- a CDS encoding phospholipase D-like domain-containing protein; the encoded protein is MRAYIGRSLGTFLELMIFSANKLLWLSSPSLSPKYAQKLVDLAKKGVDIKVITSAYKNEEAVNIIKNSLKPERNARGEIRSDWIIPTLDYLILKKDSSIQKVKMYIIDGKQAIIGSLSLTEVELYNSIEHIVILDDPRDVEKVMDDFISLWRLYVGLGDDFMECTRSFPSKFFVSRIT